The Acinonyx jubatus isolate Ajub_Pintada_27869175 chromosome D2, VMU_Ajub_asm_v1.0, whole genome shotgun sequence genome contains a region encoding:
- the DNAJC9 gene encoding dnaJ homolog subfamily C member 9 isoform X3: protein MGLLELCEEVFGTADLYRVLGVRREASDSEVRRGYHKVSLQVHPDRVGEDDKEDATRRFQILGKVYSVLSDKEQRALYNEQGTVDEDSDVLNQDRDWETYWRLLFKKGDMDQIMESVLCVQYTEEPRIRNIIQQAIDAGEIPSYNAFVKESKQKMNARKRRAQEEAKEAEMSRKELGLDEGVDNLKAVIQEQSASLEVPSQGLSYNALSYIEQLADLPLHDSKLGKTQLR, encoded by the exons ATGGGGCTGCTGGAGCTGTGCGAGGAAGTGTTCGGTACTGCCGACCTTTATCGAGTGCTGGGCGTGCGGCGCGAGGCCTCGGACAGCGAGGTCCGGCGCGGCTACCACAAGGTGTCTCTGCAGGTGCACCCGGACCGGGTCGGCGAGGACGACAAAGAAGACGCCACCCGCCGTTTCCAG ATCCTCGGGAAAGTCTATTCTGTTCTGAGCGACAAAGAGCAGAGAGCACTATACAATGAGCAGGGAACAGTGGACGAAGATTCTGATGTGCTCAACCAAGATCGGGACTGGGAGACGTATtggagattactttttaaaaag GGTGACATGGATCAGATCATGGAGTCTGTGCTGTGTGTGCAGTACACAGAGGAACCCAGGATAAGGAACATTATTCAGCAAGCCATTGATGCTGGAGAGATCCCATCCTATAATGCCTTTGTCAAAGAATCGAAGCAAAAGATGAATGCAAGAAAAAGGAGG GCTCAGGAAGAGGCTAAAGAAGCAGAAATGAGCAGGAAGGAGTTGGGCCTTGATGAAGGAGTAGATAATTTGAAAGCAGTCATTCAG GAGCAGAGTGCTAGTCTGGAAGTGCCAAGCCAGGGACTCAGTTATAATGCTCTCAGTTACATCGAGCAACTAGCTGATCTCCCTTTGCATGACAGCAAACTGGGAAAGACACAGCTAAGGTAA
- the DNAJC9 gene encoding dnaJ homolog subfamily C member 9 isoform X1, which produces MGLLELCEEVFGTADLYRVLGVRREASDSEVRRGYHKVSLQVHPDRVGEDDKEDATRRFQILGKVYSVLSDKEQRALYNEQGTVDEDSDVLNQDRDWETYWRLLFKKISLEDIQAFEKTYKGSEEELADIKQAYLDFKGDMDQIMESVLCVQYTEEPRIRNIIQQAIDAGEIPSYNAFVKESKQKMNARKRRAQEEAKEAEMSRKELGLDEGVDNLKAVIQEQSASLEVPSQGLSYNALSYIEQLADLPLHDSKLGKTQLR; this is translated from the exons ATGGGGCTGCTGGAGCTGTGCGAGGAAGTGTTCGGTACTGCCGACCTTTATCGAGTGCTGGGCGTGCGGCGCGAGGCCTCGGACAGCGAGGTCCGGCGCGGCTACCACAAGGTGTCTCTGCAGGTGCACCCGGACCGGGTCGGCGAGGACGACAAAGAAGACGCCACCCGCCGTTTCCAG ATCCTCGGGAAAGTCTATTCTGTTCTGAGCGACAAAGAGCAGAGAGCACTATACAATGAGCAGGGAACAGTGGACGAAGATTCTGATGTGCTCAACCAAGATCGGGACTGGGAGACGTATtggagattactttttaaaaag ATATCTCTAGAAGACATTCAAGCTTTTGAAAAGACATACAAAGGTTCTGAAGAAGAGCTGGCAGATATTAAACAGGCCTATTTGGATTTCAAGGGTGACATGGATCAGATCATGGAGTCTGTGCTGTGTGTGCAGTACACAGAGGAACCCAGGATAAGGAACATTATTCAGCAAGCCATTGATGCTGGAGAGATCCCATCCTATAATGCCTTTGTCAAAGAATCGAAGCAAAAGATGAATGCAAGAAAAAGGAGG GCTCAGGAAGAGGCTAAAGAAGCAGAAATGAGCAGGAAGGAGTTGGGCCTTGATGAAGGAGTAGATAATTTGAAAGCAGTCATTCAG GAGCAGAGTGCTAGTCTGGAAGTGCCAAGCCAGGGACTCAGTTATAATGCTCTCAGTTACATCGAGCAACTAGCTGATCTCCCTTTGCATGACAGCAAACTGGGAAAGACACAGCTAAGGTAA
- the DNAJC9 gene encoding dnaJ homolog subfamily C member 9 isoform X2, with amino-acid sequence MGLLELCEEVFGTADLYRVLGVRREASDSEVRRGYHKVSLQVHPDRVGEDDKEDATRRFQILGKVYSVLSDKEQRALYNEQGTVDEDSDVLNQDRDWETYWRLLFKKISLEDIQAFEKTYKGSEEELADIKQAYLDFKGDMDQIMESVLCVQYTEEPRIRNIIQQAIDAGEIPSYNAFVKESKQKMNARKRRAQEEAKEAEMSRKELGLDEGVDNLKAVIQSRQKDRQKEMDNFLAQMEAKYCKPSKRGGKKTPLKKEKK; translated from the exons ATGGGGCTGCTGGAGCTGTGCGAGGAAGTGTTCGGTACTGCCGACCTTTATCGAGTGCTGGGCGTGCGGCGCGAGGCCTCGGACAGCGAGGTCCGGCGCGGCTACCACAAGGTGTCTCTGCAGGTGCACCCGGACCGGGTCGGCGAGGACGACAAAGAAGACGCCACCCGCCGTTTCCAG ATCCTCGGGAAAGTCTATTCTGTTCTGAGCGACAAAGAGCAGAGAGCACTATACAATGAGCAGGGAACAGTGGACGAAGATTCTGATGTGCTCAACCAAGATCGGGACTGGGAGACGTATtggagattactttttaaaaag ATATCTCTAGAAGACATTCAAGCTTTTGAAAAGACATACAAAGGTTCTGAAGAAGAGCTGGCAGATATTAAACAGGCCTATTTGGATTTCAAGGGTGACATGGATCAGATCATGGAGTCTGTGCTGTGTGTGCAGTACACAGAGGAACCCAGGATAAGGAACATTATTCAGCAAGCCATTGATGCTGGAGAGATCCCATCCTATAATGCCTTTGTCAAAGAATCGAAGCAAAAGATGAATGCAAGAAAAAGGAGG GCTCAGGAAGAGGCTAAAGAAGCAGAAATGAGCAGGAAGGAGTTGGGCCTTGATGAAGGAGTAGATAATTTGAAAGCAGTCATTCAG AGCAGACAAAAGGATCGGCAAAAGGAAATGGACAATTTTCTGGCTCAGATGGAAGCAAAGTACTGCAAACCTTCTAAACGAGGAGGGAAAAAAACGcctctcaagaaagaaaagaaataa